A segment of the Marinomonas posidonica IVIA-Po-181 genome:
CTATTGGTTTCTCTAACCAAGACAACTCGACCGATGGTATGGAAGTCATCAACCGAACCTTCACACCAGAGTTTAGAAACCGTCTGGATGCTGTTATTCAGTTCCAGCAGTTGGATGAGCGCATTATCTTCAACGTGGTGGATAAGTTCCTTGTGGAGCTTCAGGCGCAATTGGACCCGAAAGGTGTCTTGTTGGATGTGTCTGATATGGCGCGAGGCTGGTTGGCTCACAAGGGCTATGATAGACAAATGGGTGCCCGACCAATGGCAAGGGTGATTCAAGAGCACTTGAAGAAACCTTTGGCCGATCAGATACTGTTTGGTGATCTAAATGAGGGTGGCACAGTCAAAGTGACATTGGATGAAAAGAAAGATGAGCTCAAATTTGAGGTCATCAAAGAAGCGGTGGTGCATTAATCGTTTCGATTTCTTTAATTGAGCCAAAAAAAACCACAAGCCATTGGGTTGTGGTTTTTTTATATCAATCTAGTGAATATTCAATGATTGACAGAATTAACGAGCTCGGTAGACGATGCGACCTTTTGATAGATCGTACGGTGTCAGTTCTACCTTAACTTTATCGCCTGTTAGGATTCGGATGTAGTTTTTGCGCATTTTTCCTGAGATGTGTGCAACAACAACGTGTCCATTTTCTAACTCGACGCGAAACATGGTATTAGGCAACGTATCAATGATAGTGCCTTCCATTTCTAAGCCTTCTTCTTTTGCCACAATATGTGTCCTATGGTGTTAACTTAATTTGGTTGGTAGGCGCCGACCTGAATTTGTTCGAGAGCAGTAAGCCTAGAAGAGACTTCTTAGCTTAGTGAGCGCTAAACGCATAAAACGGTCTCAAAAATGCTAAGAGCGATGTTTAGCAGCACCTGAAATTTTGT
Coding sequences within it:
- the infA gene encoding translation initiation factor IF-1; the protein is MAKEEGLEMEGTIIDTLPNTMFRVELENGHVVVAHISGKMRKNYIRILTGDKVKVELTPYDLSKGRIVYRAR